One genomic segment of Virgibacillus doumboii includes these proteins:
- a CDS encoding heavy metal translocating P-type ATPase, whose amino-acid sequence MQGYILGKKNQITLISAILIALGFFGRFGLDNMFIFNWSLIIASILGIAPIAIQAYQALKVKVVSIDVLVTIAVIGALLIQNYEESAIVTFLFLFGAYLEQRTLNKTRSAIKELTEIAPESALIQMENGDFEEVDVDDVDEDDILLVKTGAKVPVDGTVLTGEGHLNEASITGESVPVSKTKDSEVFAGTILENGTLQIRADRVGEDTTFGRIIELVEEAQDSKSEAERFIDRFSKYYTPAVLILGAIVWLFTQNVELAITILVLGCPGALVIGVPVSNVSGIGNGARNGVLLKGSEVITDFSKVDTIIFDKTGTLTVGNPEVAEKEFYGNNTEQILGYLASVERESEHPLAKAVLEDIGETTFSTVEETEVVKGEGVVAKVDGHRVVVGNVALMERKNILLNKKARKDIERFEQNGNSLVLSAVDGELKALMGIRDQIRPGVKQDLQRLKKLGVKNLVVLSGDNQGTVDLVARELALTEAHGHMLPEGKSAYIEEMQAKGQIVAFVGDGVNDSPSLTLADIGIAMGSGTDVAIETSDVVLMNSDFSRLPHALGLTKATARNMKQNITIAVGVVFVLLASLLFSEWMNMSIGMLVHEASILVVIFNAMRLLRYHLRGSKFHNDIKTQKNAETANADKAA is encoded by the coding sequence ATGCAGGGATATATTTTAGGGAAGAAAAATCAAATTACGCTGATCAGTGCCATTTTGATTGCCCTTGGCTTCTTTGGTCGATTTGGTCTAGATAACATGTTCATTTTCAACTGGTCGCTCATCATTGCATCGATTCTCGGAATCGCACCGATTGCCATTCAAGCGTATCAGGCATTAAAAGTAAAAGTTGTCAGTATTGATGTATTAGTCACCATTGCCGTTATTGGCGCATTGCTCATTCAAAACTATGAAGAATCAGCAATCGTAACGTTCTTATTCTTATTTGGCGCTTATTTGGAACAACGTACTTTAAACAAAACCCGTTCCGCCATCAAGGAATTAACCGAGATAGCCCCGGAAAGTGCATTGATCCAAATGGAAAATGGGGACTTTGAAGAAGTAGACGTGGATGATGTAGATGAAGACGATATCTTGTTAGTAAAAACTGGTGCAAAAGTGCCCGTAGACGGAACCGTGTTGACGGGTGAAGGGCATCTCAATGAAGCAAGTATTACCGGTGAATCTGTACCAGTAAGTAAAACAAAAGATTCTGAAGTATTTGCAGGAACCATCCTGGAAAATGGAACCCTTCAAATTCGAGCAGATCGAGTCGGGGAAGACACGACCTTTGGCCGCATTATCGAGTTAGTGGAAGAGGCGCAGGATTCTAAATCAGAAGCTGAACGCTTTATTGACCGGTTTTCCAAATATTATACGCCAGCTGTATTAATTCTTGGTGCCATTGTCTGGCTGTTTACTCAAAATGTGGAACTGGCCATCACGATTCTCGTATTAGGTTGTCCTGGCGCACTTGTTATCGGGGTACCTGTATCCAACGTTTCCGGCATTGGAAATGGTGCACGAAACGGTGTGCTGTTAAAAGGCAGTGAAGTCATCACGGACTTTAGCAAGGTGGACACCATCATTTTTGATAAAACAGGAACATTGACAGTCGGAAATCCTGAAGTAGCGGAAAAGGAATTTTATGGAAATAATACAGAGCAAATTCTCGGATACTTGGCCAGTGTGGAACGCGAATCAGAACACCCGTTGGCAAAAGCTGTCCTTGAGGATATTGGTGAAACAACCTTCTCTACTGTGGAAGAAACCGAAGTTGTAAAAGGCGAAGGGGTTGTCGCAAAAGTGGACGGCCATCGTGTCGTCGTTGGTAACGTCGCACTAATGGAAAGAAAAAATATTCTATTGAACAAAAAGGCCAGAAAAGATATCGAACGCTTTGAACAAAACGGGAACTCACTCGTTCTCTCTGCGGTCGATGGAGAATTAAAGGCACTGATGGGCATTCGCGACCAAATTCGCCCAGGTGTGAAACAGGATCTTCAAAGATTGAAAAAGCTTGGCGTGAAAAACCTCGTCGTCTTGTCCGGGGATAACCAGGGAACGGTCGATTTAGTTGCTCGTGAATTGGCATTAACAGAAGCACATGGACACATGCTGCCGGAAGGAAAGTCAGCTTATATTGAAGAAATGCAGGCAAAAGGGCAAATCGTTGCCTTTGTCGGTGACGGTGTAAATGACAGCCCGTCCCTCACCTTAGCGGATATCGGGATTGCCATGGGAAGCGGAACAGATGTTGCGATTGAAACATCTGATGTCGTCCTGATGAACTCGGACTTCAGTCGCTTGCCGCATGCATTAGGTTTGACAAAAGCAACCGCTAGAAACATGAAACAGAACATCACCATTGCAGTCGGAGTCGTGTTCGTCTTGTTAGCAAGCCTGTTATTTAGTGAATGGATGAACATGTCAATTGGCATGCTGGTTCACGAAGCAAGTATCCTGGTTGTTATCTTCAACGCGATGAGATTGCTGAGGTACCATTTAAGAGGCAGTAAGTTTCATAATGATATCAAAACACAAAAGAATGCAGAAACAGCGAACGCAGATAAGGCTGCTTAA
- a CDS encoding NUDIX hydrolase: MSYKWLEWAKRIQSLSQAGLTFSKDVYDIERYEELRDISAEIMEEYTELEMEKVKNLFTNETGYQTPKMDVRGVIFQDNQILFVKEKIDDRWSLPGGFCEIGLSPAENIVKEIKEESGFDVTPTKVLAVLDKNKHPHPPDPYHYYKLFIQCEIVGGQAEVGIETKGVNFFSEEDLPQLSVNRNTESQVKLLFESLRNPNKNTIFD, translated from the coding sequence ATGAGTTATAAATGGTTAGAATGGGCAAAGAGGATACAATCATTATCACAAGCAGGATTGACTTTTTCAAAAGACGTTTATGATATTGAAAGATATGAAGAACTACGAGATATAAGTGCCGAGATTATGGAAGAATACACAGAATTAGAAATGGAAAAAGTGAAGAATTTATTCACAAATGAAACAGGTTATCAAACACCTAAAATGGATGTTCGTGGAGTTATCTTTCAAGATAATCAAATCCTATTTGTCAAAGAAAAAATTGATGATAGGTGGTCTTTACCCGGAGGTTTTTGTGAAATTGGTTTGTCTCCTGCTGAAAATATCGTAAAGGAGATAAAAGAAGAATCGGGTTTTGACGTTACTCCTACCAAGGTACTTGCTGTTTTGGATAAAAATAAACATCCGCACCCACCTGATCCTTATCACTACTATAAGTTATTTATCCAATGTGAGATTGTTGGTGGACAAGCGGAAGTGGGCATAGAGACAAAGGGAGTAAACTTTTTTAGTGAAGAGGATTTGCCCCAACTATCCGTAAACAGGAATACGGAATCTCAAGTTAAATTGCTATTTGAAAGTTTAAGAAACCCAAATAAAAATACGATTTTCGATTAG
- a CDS encoding heavy-metal-associated domain-containing protein, giving the protein MQKAIIQLETLSCPSCIQKIDHAVKKLEGVDPNSAKVLFNSSKVKANFDAETVKIEKLEKAIEDLGYSIIKTKVKAA; this is encoded by the coding sequence ATGCAAAAAGCAATCATTCAATTAGAAACTTTATCCTGTCCGTCGTGTATTCAAAAGATTGATCATGCAGTAAAAAAACTGGAAGGTGTCGATCCGAACAGCGCGAAGGTTCTGTTCAACTCCAGTAAGGTCAAGGCGAATTTCGATGCTGAAACCGTTAAAATTGAGAAGCTGGAAAAAGCCATTGAAGACTTAGGCTACTCCATTATCAAAACGAAAGTAAAAGCTGCTTAA
- a CDS encoding cytochrome c biogenesis CcdA family protein — protein MQTDISIFLAFGAGALTFVSPCVFPLYPAFLSYITGLSVSEIQSGKLKGQRKAIFHTVFFLLGFSIIFLVLGFGTTGSATLIETWYLQYGDLIRQIGAILIVFFGFVIIGVFQPKFLMKDHNLNIQNKPSGYIGTMLIGLTFAVGWTPCMGPILTATLALVGANPSQGLWYMTSYVLGFSIPFFLMAFFITKFTWLKKYSGLFMKIGGTIMIVMGVILFFDKFSLFNSLLAPIFGDFQGF, from the coding sequence ATGCAGACAGATATTTCAATTTTTCTTGCATTTGGTGCAGGAGCATTAACTTTTGTTTCACCTTGTGTATTTCCGTTATATCCAGCGTTTTTGTCATATATTACTGGATTGAGTGTATCAGAGATACAAAGTGGTAAATTGAAAGGCCAACGAAAAGCAATTTTTCATACAGTTTTCTTTTTATTAGGATTCTCAATAATCTTTTTAGTCCTGGGTTTTGGAACAACAGGAAGTGCGACTTTAATAGAGACTTGGTATTTACAATATGGTGATTTGATACGACAAATAGGAGCTATTTTAATCGTGTTCTTTGGCTTTGTGATTATTGGGGTATTTCAGCCAAAGTTTTTAATGAAAGACCACAACCTAAATATTCAAAATAAACCATCTGGGTATATCGGAACAATGTTAATTGGATTAACTTTTGCAGTGGGTTGGACACCTTGTATGGGGCCAATATTAACAGCTACATTAGCACTTGTTGGCGCAAATCCATCACAAGGTCTATGGTATATGACTTCTTATGTATTAGGCTTTAGTATTCCGTTTTTCTTAATGGCGTTTTTTATTACTAAATTTACGTGGTTAAAAAAATACAGTGGTCTTTTTATGAAAATAGGTGGCACAATTATGATCGTAATGGGAGTTATTTTATTTTTTGATAAGTTTTCGCTTTTTAATTCATTATTAGCACCGATTTTTGGAGATTTCCAAGGGTTTTAG
- a CDS encoding HAD family hydrolase, translating to MKAIIFDFDGTLANTLPICSYAFQKVFKEFDNKNLSLDGIKAMFGPSETGIIRKNLTNVNKEQAIELYYKAYSENHSNLVKPDKEIDDMIKHLKDNGIKIGIVTGKARRSLDISLKALQMDKLFEIIITGDDVVKPKPHPEGIIKALSLLGVQNNEAMFIGDSDADIQAGNQANVHTVGVQWLPDYHTQEFNTEPNSSFDSVQQLVDLVNKGVQNEL from the coding sequence ATGAAAGCTATTATTTTTGATTTTGATGGGACTTTAGCCAATACATTACCAATTTGTTCTTATGCATTTCAGAAGGTCTTTAAGGAATTTGATAATAAAAACCTTTCTTTAGATGGGATAAAAGCAATGTTTGGTCCATCAGAAACTGGTATTATTAGAAAAAACCTTACTAATGTAAATAAAGAACAAGCAATTGAATTGTACTATAAAGCGTATTCAGAGAATCATTCTAATTTAGTTAAACCTGATAAGGAAATTGATGATATGATAAAGCATCTGAAAGACAATGGCATTAAAATAGGAATTGTTACCGGTAAGGCAAGAAGGAGTTTAGATATTTCCTTAAAAGCCCTTCAAATGGATAAGCTTTTTGAGATTATCATAACAGGTGATGATGTTGTTAAGCCAAAGCCACATCCAGAAGGAATAATTAAGGCGTTATCTTTATTAGGTGTGCAAAATAATGAAGCTATGTTTATTGGAGATAGTGATGCTGATATACAAGCAGGAAATCAAGCAAATGTACATACGGTAGGAGTACAGTGGTTACCCGATTATCATACCCAAGAATTTAATACTGAACCCAATTCTTCTTTTGACAGTGTTCAGCAGCTTGTTGATCTTGTTAATAAAGGTGTTCAAAATGAGTTATAA